In Pseudomonas sp. FP1742, the DNA window GCTCATACCTTCATTGGCCCACGGCGAGACCGCCGTGAAACCCAGGCCAAAACCGAGCAGTACGAGGATCAGCGACAACGCCGCGGCCGCTGCGGCCCCGGCGAAGATTGCGGGCCACGAGACGCCCGATAGTGTGCTGGACTCTTCGACGACAGGATAAAAACCATCGGGGGATCTATTCATTGTTGTTGTACTCCAGGCAGTTGTTACAACTCGTCAAAAGGAGCCGTTGCAGACAGCGTGCCAGTCGTACCACTTAAATAAATCGTTGAATTTCAAGAAGTTGAAAACAATGAACTTCTCAGGACCATGCACTTTGCAAGGAGCCGACGATGGCGGCGGGTTTTATGCATTGCGCCAACCAAACTACTTGCGCTTGTAACTCTTGTTGCCGCTGGGCGTCAGGCAATACACCCCGCCTCTGGGCCCGGTGCAGAACGTACCGGTGCCGCAGGCGCAGCCGTCGGTTTCCTGTAACAGTGTCTGCGGTCGCGCCTGGCCTTGAGTGCCAAACATCGCCGAGCAACTTTTCTTCGAGCCGCTGATGGAGCCGTCATTGCACAGGAACAGATCGCCATCGCAACGATCGATACCGCCCTTCTTCCCCGAACACTGCGTATTGGCAGCCCAGGCGGAGGAACCGAACAGGCACAACAACAGCACAGATATTGGCATCCAGCCACGAACCATTAAAGTGCGCACAGTGCAGCTTCCCTTTAGAGTCATGGCCGGATGATATCAATGTTGCGACCAGCCACACGAGGCCACATGAAAGTTAATTTAATTTGCCGCACGTAATTCTTGGCAAAATGCCTCAACTTCGTATTGAACCGATTATCAGGCAAGCCCTATGACCCGTATTTTGACCATCGAAGACGACGCCGTGACCGCCCGGGAAATCGTCGCCGAACTGAGCAACCACGGCCTTGAAGTGGATTGGGTCGACAATGGCCGCGAAGGCCTGGAGCGCGCCGTCAGCGGCGACTACGACCTGATCACCCTCGATCGCATGCTGCCGGAGCTCGATGGCCTGGCGATTGTCACCACCTTGCGCACCATGGGCGTGGCCACGCCGATCCTGATGATCAGCGCCCTCTCCGACGTCGATGAACGGGTGCGCGGCCTGCGCGCCGGCGGCGACGATTACCTGACCAAACCGTTCGCCACCGATGAAATGGCCGCCCGGGTCGAAGTCTTGCTGCGCCGGCAGAACACCGTAACCGCCCAGGCCACCACGCTGCGGGTGGCCGATCTGGAGCTGAACCTGATCAGCCACGAAGCCAGCCGCGACAGCCAGTTGCTGACGCTGTTGCCCACCGAATACAAGTTGCTGGAATTTCTGATGCGCAACACCGGGCAGATTCTGTCGCGGATGATGATTTTCGAAGAGGTCTGGGGTTATCACTTCGACCCCGGCACCAACCTGATCGATGTGCACATCGGCCGTCTGCGCAAGAAGATCGACCCGCCAGGCAAAGTCCCACTGATACGGACCGTGCGAGGCTCGGGTTATGTCATTGCTGAACCCCTCTAAAGGCTGGCGTTCCTCCAGCAGCCGCTTGCTGGCGCTATACAGTTCGCTGTTCGTGGCCTGGAGCGGGATTCTCATGGGGGTCATGTACTACGAGGTCTCCAGCTACCTGGACACGCTGGCCAAGCATTCGCTGATGCAACGTCAGCATCTGTTTTCACGCTTCCAGGGCGAGCAACTGGAAGACGCCCTCGCCGCCAGCATGACCTTCGACGTTCGCGGCATCGACGCCTATGGCTTGTTCGATGACCAACAGCGCTACCTCTTCGGCGCCTTGCGCCAGATCCCCCAAGGCCTGCCGCTGGACGGCAAGATTCACATGCTCGGCGACTGCGTCGACGCCGACGACCCGACCCTGCCCGCCGACAGTTGCGACGCCGTCGCCACCCGGACCCTGGACGGACGCTGGCTGGTGCTGGTGCGGGACAACGGTTCGTTGTTTGCCGTGACCCGGATCATCCTGCACGCGCTGCTGTGGGGCGTGTCGCTGACGATTTTGCCGGGCATCGCCGGCTGGCATTTATTGCGACGGCGCCCGCTGCGGCGGATCCGGGCGATCCAGGCCAGCGCCGAAGCCATTGTCGCCGGCGACCTGACCCGGCGCCTGCCGCTGTCCAATCGCCGTGACGAACTGGACATGCTCGCGGCCATCGTCAACGCCATGCTCGAACGCATCGAGCGCTTGATGCATGAGGTCAAGGGCGTGTGCGACAACATCGCCCATGACCTGCGCACGCCGCTCACTCGCCTGCGGGCGCAGTTGTACCGGATTCAGCAACAGGCCGATGAAGGATCGACACTGGCCGTGCAACTGGACTCGGTGCTCGGCGAGGCGGACACCTTGATGGCGCGTTTCCGTGGCTTGTTGCGGATTTCCGAGCTGGAGGATCGTCAGCGCCGTTCGGGGTTCGTGCGACTGGACCCGGTGCCATTGCTGCAGGAGTTGCATGACTTTTATCTGCCGCTGGCGGAAGAAGGCGAACTGACCTTTGAGCTGCAAATGCCCGAATCCTTGCCCGGGCTCAACGGCGACCGTGCGCTGCTGTTTGAAGCCGTGGCGAATTTGCTGAGCAACTCGATCAAATTCACCCCGCCGGGTGGCCAAGTGATTTTGCGTGGGGTGAATGACGCGGGGCATACGCGCATTGAAGTGCTCGACTCCGGCCCCGGGATTGCGCCGGCCGAGCGCGAGGCGGTATTTCAGCGTTTCTATCGCGCCGAAGGCGGCAACCCGCAAAGCGGATTCGGCCTGGGCCTGTCGATCGTCGCCGCGATTGCCAGCCTGCATGGATTTACGCTGCAGGTGGACAGCAGCGAGTTGGGGGGCGCGCGGTTGGTGCTCGATTGCCGGCAGGACCTGATTCCCCAGGCTTGACACTTGCTCGTGTTTAACCTTGAAACGGGGCTTGTTTAAGCGCCCTCAAGGATACTTCCTGAAAGCTACAAATCCTTGCGCCGTTGCCTACGGCTGCGCCAGAATCCGCCGGCTTGTGCGCCTTGGGGCCGCTCGGTAACTTGATTCCCGTCACTGCCCATCAGTGATCGGGTTTAGTCGCCCGGCTAAGGTAAAGCGGTCGCATGAGCATCGTCAGTCAGGTATTCGCCTGTACTTTATGGTAGCTGTGCGCAAGGCGTCTTCGGACGCGCCGGATTTTGCTTTACCTTGCCGGTCGACTAACTTGCGCACGGCTGCCACCCTCGTTTAGTCGCGAGATGGTTGCAGCCCCTACTACAAAAGGTAAGCAACTATGTTCAAAGTAACACCCAACCCACCGGACACCGATCCGACCTCCCCGTACGAACCCGATTCAAAGAAACTCAACGAGGCCGCCGAGCGGGCTCTGAACTTCCACTTCCCGTCGAACGCCGACATCAAAGCCACCACGCGCAAACCCAGCAAACTGTTTGCCGTGGCCCCAGAGGCGACGGCCGAAACCCTGGCGGTTTTTCTGGTCGAGACCCTGGCCTCGGTCGATGTGATGGTCCACCAGTTGGTGGATCATCTGGAGGGTGAGTCGCGCTATGCCCTGCTGGGCATTTCCAACAGCATCATGGTGGCGGAGATCACCGCGAACCGGGTGCTGGATAAGATTGATCTGCCCAAGTAGGGGCAGTCTGCTGGGGTGAGTGGGTAACTGAGGTTGGGCTGTGCAGCGGTGCCTTTTTGGGGGCCGTTGCGCGGCCAAGCGGGAGCAAGCTCCCTCGCCACGGATAGCATCCATCCTGCGAGGCGACGCGAAAGTGCAGGATGGAAATATTGTTTTACTGATCCTCTGATCGGGAGCCAGGAGCCCCAGCAGAATTAATGACTCGCCATGAGAGGCCGGGGCAACGGGTGGTGAGAAGAAGCGTATTAATGTGCTGGAAGGGGATGGTGAAGGCCCAAGCGTATATTGGGTTGGTTACAACGACCGGTCCGGCCCAGGTGTTGGTTAGGGTGTGTGACGTGAATTTTCGGACAAGGAGATCTATGTGAATAACCTCGCCGGATTGGGTAATGGGGTGGTGTGCATTGATCGAGGTTCGCCACGCTTCGTACGTTTGATGCGTGGAAGTGGTTGGGTTGAACAGGTATGTGATGACGTTTTCGCAGGAAATGTCGATGGTTTTTGTTTGACCACCGGCGTCCGAGACGGTGACGGTAGCCTTCCCATTCCCTTCACTTCGAATCATTCCACTGCGGTCGACCGAAGCGATGGACTCATCCGATGATGTAAATGTGATGGGGGGCACGCCGCCGGACGCAGGACGATGGGCGAAAGTGCCGGGAAGATCGACCCCAGTGAGAGTCCAAGGAAGTCCAGAACCTGCAATGGAGATATTCTGCCCGGAGATAGTAAGAGGAGTCGTGTCCACAATGAGTTCTATCGGGTATTCGCCGATAACCTGCGCATAAGCCACGCGCGATTCCCCGATCAGCGTTTCGCCTCTGAACACCTTATAAACAATGGTGACACTGTAACCGGATTTAACCTTGTCATTTGCAACTTCCAGCACACAGGGCAGTTTCTGCCCCAGCCTGCCCTCGACGGTACCGCCCAGTGGCACCACGATGTCGGGTGACCCCGTTAACCCTGCGGTGTAAACCGCCTCAATCCGGTCACCGATCTGGATGCGGTTGTCATCGGTCTGGACGAACACCGACAGCGGCTTGCTGCCCAGTTTGTCCAGTTCGATAAGACTTGAATCATCACCGGGGTAGTCGTCGAGGTTTTCCAGCGGAATCGGCTTCGCGAACCGCGTGCCGGCCAGGTCCTCGTCCACCGTTTGCGTCGCCGACCACACCGCATCGGTGTCCGGGGTGTTGCCGAGCTGGTCGGTGCAGGTGCAGGAAAAATCCAGCTTGCCGCCCGGTCTTACCGCCTTCTCCAGGAACGCACGGTCCACGATGAAACACACGGTGATCGGCTCCGCCGAGCCCGGGTTCGGCGGCTGTGGCGCTTCATCCGGGCCGACGGTGTACGTCATGATTTCGCCGTTGCACTTCAAGGTGATCGTGTCGTAGGCCCGGCAGTATGGGTAGGACACGCACACCTGTGCACTGACAAAGTCGGCGCCGACGCCGTTCTTGATTGCGTCGGACAACCACAACGCCATCTCGGAATGGCCGTCGATATCGGGGAACCTGTCTTTCAGAGCAGGGCGGATTTTGTTGTAGAGCGCTGTCAGCACATCGGAGGTGCCGATGTTCTGGCTCCCGCGGGAGATCGTGTAAAAAAGCTTGTTGATCCGGTCGGGATGCAGGCGGCCCCTGGGGATGCGCAAGGTCGTGATCGCGTCCACATCAGTAATGATTTTACTGTCCAGGAACGTGCTCTCCCCTTCCAACCATAGCGTTATCTCATCGCCCGGATCAACCGTACCCGTCAACGGCGGATCTACCTGAACGGTGGCGCCCTGGCCATCAGGGACCAAATCATAAATCGCCAGCGAGACGCCGATGTGCGCGCCTGAAACGGGATAAGTCGAGCCCGACACCCAGGGCCGGGACAGCGCGAGTACGGTGTTGTCAGGGGATTCGGGGGCGGTCATGTGTGAGGCTCCGGCACGATGGAAGTGGGCTGGAGTTATGAAATAGCGGAACGAGGGAGGCGGCTACTGTCAGAACTGATAGTAGCGACGAGTGGTTATCGGTAAAGGGAGAGTCGGGACGACCGGCCAGTTACTTCCACAGATCCGGACGTGCGCAACCCTTCGGCAGCCGCTACAAAGAATTACGACACGACTGAAATGACTTAAGTGAACAGCATTACCCCGTGGGAGCGGGCTTGCTCGCGAAAGCGGTATGTCAGGCAACATTTTTGTCGACTGGAAGTCCGCATTCGCGGGCAAGCCCGCTCCCACAGGATTCTTCTGAGTCAGGAGGAACTCAATACCCCGGAACCTCGCGCAAAAACACTGACAAATCGGTGATCGGTGGCATGGCCGGAATCTCGGCGTACATCTGGACCACCCAGCCTCGGTGATAACTGGCGTGGTTGACCACATGCAAGAGTATGGCGCCGGCGCTCATGACCCCGCTTTCCCCCGACACGGAGGTGAATTCGATGGGTTTATCCAGCGACTCCTCCGTCTGGGCCGAGCTCCAGCCACAGAACCATTGATCGATCTCCTGTTGCGCCATTCGCAACTCGGGGAGTTCGGTATGGAGCAGGTCATGGGAGGTTTTGAAGTCGTGCCCTCGGCCCTCCAGGTGGGCTTGCCAGATGCAGTCCACCACGTAGATCTGGTTCAAGGTGCCGATCATGTTGTTGAACACCGACCGCCGTTTGCGGTTGAGCTCTTCCGGTGGCAGCGCCATGAGGCTGTCGAAGAGTCGCTGATCGGCCCAGCGCTTGTAATCGGTGAGCATGCGGGCAGTGCGTACGTTGATCATCAGAGGTCTCCCATGGCGATGGGCGCATTGCCAAGAATAGTCCTCGCGGCGCTCGTCATCGCTGCCGCCGATCATTGGCACGCGCTTACCGGTCGATCGCCTGCACCACCCGTTCGGCCAGCGCCAGGCAACTGGTCAGCCCCGGTGACTCGATGCCGAACAGGTTGACCAGCCCCGGCACGCCATGGACGTGCGGGCCGCTGATGATGAAGTCGGCGGCGGGCTCGCCCGGTCCGCTGATTTTCGGGCGAATGCCGCTGTAGGCCGGTTGCAGGCTGCCATCGGGCAACGCCGGCCAGTAACGGCGGATCGCCTGATAGAAACCTTCGCTACGACGGGAATCGACACGGTAATCAACCTGCCCGACCCATTCGACATCCGGCCCGAAACGGGCCTGACCGCCCAGGTCCAAGGTCATGTGCACGCCCAGCCCGGCGCTTTCCGGTGCCGGGTAGACCAGATGCCGGAACGGCGCCGGGCCACTGAAACTGAAATAACTGCCCTTGCATAACCAGGCCTGGGGAACGTGCCGCGCCGACAAGCCTTCGATCCGGCCGGCCACCTCAGGCGCGGACAGTCCCGCGCAGTTGATCAACTGACGACAGCTCAAGGTCATGGGCTGAGCACCGCCCATGTGCAGTTCGAAACCCTGCGCGGTGCAACGGGCCGATTCCAGCGGTGTATGAAAGGCTATCGAAGTACCGCACGCTTCAGCGTCTGCCTGCAGCGCCAGCATCAAGGCGTGGGAGTCGACGATCCCGGTGGACGGCGACCAAAGGGCTGCGACACAGGACAACGCCGGTTCAAGCGCCCGTGCCTGTCCGGCATCCAGCCATTGCAAGTCATCGACACCGTTACGCAGGCCTTGCTCCAGCAACACCTGC includes these proteins:
- a CDS encoding HAMP domain-containing sensor histidine kinase — its product is MSLLNPSKGWRSSSSRLLALYSSLFVAWSGILMGVMYYEVSSYLDTLAKHSLMQRQHLFSRFQGEQLEDALAASMTFDVRGIDAYGLFDDQQRYLFGALRQIPQGLPLDGKIHMLGDCVDADDPTLPADSCDAVATRTLDGRWLVLVRDNGSLFAVTRIILHALLWGVSLTILPGIAGWHLLRRRPLRRIRAIQASAEAIVAGDLTRRLPLSNRRDELDMLAAIVNAMLERIERLMHEVKGVCDNIAHDLRTPLTRLRAQLYRIQQQADEGSTLAVQLDSVLGEADTLMARFRGLLRISELEDRQRRSGFVRLDPVPLLQELHDFYLPLAEEGELTFELQMPESLPGLNGDRALLFEAVANLLSNSIKFTPPGGQVILRGVNDAGHTRIEVLDSGPGIAPAEREAVFQRFYRAEGGNPQSGFGLGLSIVAAIASLHGFTLQVDSSELGGARLVLDCRQDLIPQA
- a CDS encoding NAD(P)/FAD-dependent oxidoreductase, whose translation is MSIDIECVVVGAGVVGLAVARAMARTGREVILVEAGEGIGVGISSRNSEVIHAGIYYPSGSLKAQLCVEGRQRLYAFCDEHGVDYRRLGKLIVATDDRQRHALQVLLEQGLRNGVDDLQWLDAGQARALEPALSCVAALWSPSTGIVDSHALMLALQADAEACGTSIAFHTPLESARCTAQGFELHMGGAQPMTLSCRQLINCAGLSAPEVAGRIEGLSARHVPQAWLCKGSYFSFSGPAPFRHLVYPAPESAGLGVHMTLDLGGQARFGPDVEWVGQVDYRVDSRRSEGFYQAIRRYWPALPDGSLQPAYSGIRPKISGPGEPAADFIISGPHVHGVPGLVNLFGIESPGLTSCLALAERVVQAIDR
- a CDS encoding DinB family protein, with the protein product MINVRTARMLTDYKRWADQRLFDSLMALPPEELNRKRRSVFNNMIGTLNQIYVVDCIWQAHLEGRGHDFKTSHDLLHTELPELRMAQQEIDQWFCGWSSAQTEESLDKPIEFTSVSGESGVMSAGAILLHVVNHASYHRGWVVQMYAEIPAMPPITDLSVFLREVPGY
- a CDS encoding DUF6124 family protein encodes the protein MFKVTPNPPDTDPTSPYEPDSKKLNEAAERALNFHFPSNADIKATTRKPSKLFAVAPEATAETLAVFLVETLASVDVMVHQLVDHLEGESRYALLGISNSIMVAEITANRVLDKIDLPK
- a CDS encoding response regulator transcription factor — protein: MTRILTIEDDAVTAREIVAELSNHGLEVDWVDNGREGLERAVSGDYDLITLDRMLPELDGLAIVTTLRTMGVATPILMISALSDVDERVRGLRAGGDDYLTKPFATDEMAARVEVLLRRQNTVTAQATTLRVADLELNLISHEASRDSQLLTLLPTEYKLLEFLMRNTGQILSRMMIFEEVWGYHFDPGTNLIDVHIGRLRKKIDPPGKVPLIRTVRGSGYVIAEPL